ACTTGAGCAGACCGCCTAGCGCCGCCTCCGAACGAGTGGCGATCACCGACCACTTCGCCTCGATGCGCTGCTTCATTTCCTCCCGCGTGAAGATCATGCCCGGCAATTTCCGCGGATCGACTTCCGGCGGTAGGCCGAAGGCCTCGGGCAATTCCGTCTGCGGATTGCGGCCGATCTCGCGCGCCAGCGGGATGCCGAATTCCCCGCCCGGGGTCTTGTCGAAGCCCGGCGGGAACCACGTTTCCACTGCGGGCATCGGAGCCAGGATCGGCTGCCTCCGCGCCGCACGGTCCTGAAAGGCGGCACTCACCCCGATGAAAAGCGCACCCGCTGTTAGAAGCAGCGCGGCATTCCGCCACTTCGCCACACCGAAGAGCGGAAACCGGAACGCGAACCACAACACATACGGCGACAGGATCAGCCACGGCACCCACGGCAGCAGTTGCTGATTCAGCAACAGCCTCGACGCGGACGAATCGAGCGCGCCACCGGCCCCCATCTCGACGAAGACGACGCGGCTCTCCGGCTCGCGAAGCGCAAACCACCACAGCACCGCTGCGGCAAGCACGGTCCACGCCGCGAAGAACGCGCCCGGCAGCCACCGTGGCAGGAGGAAGCCGGTGCGTGATGAAGACAGGGTCATCGGCGCTGTCATCATGAGGGATCACCGTTCAGCGGCAGCGTGCATTGGGACGAACTAGCCGCCAACGGGGATGAAGGCACCAAAAATCGGGATGGAGAGATCACTCCCGCCATCCTTCCGACGCCTCAATGGCCATCAGGAACCCGCGCAATGAATCCACGACCGGGAACTCGCCAATCTCGTGGTCGTGGAAGAACACGCCGCGCCCCGGCTGCTTGGGATCGAAAAGATACCGGTTACCGCAACCGTCATTCGCGATTGCGACATAGGACTCGCATCCCGGCCAAGCTTCCCGCGGGGACTCGCCGTCAATTGCCTCGAAGGAATCGATATCCCACTCGCCCGATTCGAGCCGGAGCGTCGCACTCTTCTCGAGCAAAGGCTGACGGTAAAAGGCCTTTAGCTCGGCAGGTAGTTCCACTCCGAAATGAGCTTCCATCGCAGCGAAATCAGGCGCGGCCAGCCGCTCCCGATAGCGGGCTACCGCCAGTTCGTCGCGCCGCTTCCTGAACGGTGCGCGCATACGTCGCACCAACCAGATGAGGCCGATGGCAGGAATGGCCAGCACCGCCATTAGGATAACGACTTCGAAATCGGACACGACGGCTAGAAAGACAGCGACGCTCTAGCAGGAAATCTGTCGGGAATCCACGACCAAACACGGCCTCCACCCTACCTCATCGGAGGATCGACGCGGGGGCCCGATTTAACCAACGTAGTGGGATGAAACCGATGCTCCTCGCCTTGCTCCTGCCGGTCATCGCTTTCGCAGAACCCGAGCTGCGCCAGGGCCGCTTTCACACGCCGGAGCAGGCGAAGGCGGAAATGGATGCTCGTTGGCAGGACTACGGCACTCGCGAGGGCTGGGAGAAGCGGGCAGCGGCAATTCGGCAGGGCATCCTCGAAGGCACCGGGCTTTGGCCGCTGCCGGAAGCACGGAAGCCACCGGTGGTGATCCGCCATTCCGAGCAGATGCAAGCCGGCTACACCGTGGAAAACGTGACGCTCGAAACCGCGCCCGGCTTCTACCTCTGCGGGAATCTTTACCTGCCAGAGGCGCAGGAAAGGATGCCGGTGGTGCTCTGCACGCATGGCCACGGCTCGATGAAGGACGCGCTGGCCCGTGGCCGCTTCCATGAGTCGATGCAGAAGCGCTGCGGTGCCTTGGCGAAGATGGGTTGCGCGGTTTTCGCGTATGACATGATCGGCTACGGCGAGTCCGCTGTCGCGGGGTGGAAGCACGGCGTGAGCGGCCAGGAGCTGCGCCTGCAATTGTGGAACTCGATGCGCGCGCTCGATTTCATGCTCTCGCTGCCCGGCGCGGACGCCACGCGGGTGGCGGTGACCGGCGAGTCCGGCGGCGGCACCCAGGCCTTCCTCCTCGCCGCGGTGGACGACCGCGTGACGGCATCGATCCCCTGCGTGCAGGTGTCGTCGTGGTTTTATGGCGGCTGCGCGTGCGAAAGCGGCCTGCCGATCCACGTGCGGCCCGATCATGTGGCGAACAACGCAGAGATCGCCGCAGTCATCGCGCCGAAGCCGCTGCTGGTGATCTCGGATGGCAAGGACTGGACGCAGCACGTGCCCAAGCTGGAGCTGCCGCACTTGCAGCGAATCTACGGACTCTTCGGCAAAGAGGATGCCGTGGAGAACGCGCACTTCGCGGACGAAGGGCATGACTACGGCCCATCGAAGCGCACCGCGATGTATCGCTTCGTGGGAAAGTCCTTCTCGCTCGATGCGGCGAAGGCGGATGAGGCAAGCGTAGTGGCTCTTCCCGGGGCATCGCTGCGGGCCTTCGACGGAACGCACCCGCGCCCCGAGACCGAAGTGCCGGCGAATTCGGAGGCGAAGCTCTACTAGGTCAATCGGAGGCGAATCGGGCGACCTACTGCGGGTCCTCCATGAATCGCCCGACGAGCCAAACGATCGCCAAG
This genomic interval from Luteolibacter arcticus contains the following:
- a CDS encoding SMI1/KNR4 family protein, which produces MSDFEVVILMAVLAIPAIGLIWLVRRMRAPFRKRRDELAVARYRERLAAPDFAAMEAHFGVELPAELKAFYRQPLLEKSATLRLESGEWDIDSFEAIDGESPREAWPGCESYVAIANDGCGNRYLFDPKQPGRGVFFHDHEIGEFPVVDSLRGFLMAIEASEGWRE
- a CDS encoding alpha/beta hydrolase family protein, which produces MKPMLLALLLPVIAFAEPELRQGRFHTPEQAKAEMDARWQDYGTREGWEKRAAAIRQGILEGTGLWPLPEARKPPVVIRHSEQMQAGYTVENVTLETAPGFYLCGNLYLPEAQERMPVVLCTHGHGSMKDALARGRFHESMQKRCGALAKMGCAVFAYDMIGYGESAVAGWKHGVSGQELRLQLWNSMRALDFMLSLPGADATRVAVTGESGGGTQAFLLAAVDDRVTASIPCVQVSSWFYGGCACESGLPIHVRPDHVANNAEIAAVIAPKPLLVISDGKDWTQHVPKLELPHLQRIYGLFGKEDAVENAHFADEGHDYGPSKRTAMYRFVGKSFSLDAAKADEASVVALPGASLRAFDGTHPRPETEVPANSEAKLY